The following is a genomic window from Desulfotomaculum sp..
CTTAGGAGGCCATATGGGCATCCTGGCCAAAGGGGAGCGCTGCCTGGCGACTACAAACCGCAACTTTGTGGGCAGGATGGGCGATCGCGAGAGCGAGGTTTACTTATGCAACCCCGCGGTTGCGGCTGCATCCGCGATAGCCGGATATATCGTTGGGCCCAAGGAGGTTAGCAAATGAAATTTCAAGGGAAAACATGGAGGTTCGGCGACGATATTGACACTGACGCAATCATCCCGGCTCGTTATTTAAATACTTCCGACCCCGCCGAACTTGCTCAGCACTGTATGGAGGACGCTGATCCGCAGTTTTCTTCCAAAGTCGGCAAAGGAGATATTATCGTAGCCGGCAAAAATTTCGGCAGCGGCAGTTCACGTGAACACGCCCCCCTGGCAATCAAAACTTCCGGGGTCAGCTGTGTGATTGCGAGCTCTTATGCCCGGATTTTTTACCGGAACGCTTTTAACATAGGACTGCTTATTCTCGAATCACCGGACGCCGCCGGCGATATACGGCAGGGAGACCTTGTGGAGGTGGACACCGACCAGGGCGTTATCAAAAACCTGACCAGTTCAAAGGAATACAAGTTCATCCCCATACCGCCTTTCATGCAGCAGATTATTGCCGCCGGCGGACTGATCAATTACCTGAAGTTAAGGAAGGAGCAATAATGGTGTACAAAATAGCTGTTTTACCCGGAGACGGAATAGGGCCGGAGATTACCGTTCAGGCTATCAAGGTCCTCAAAGCCGCGGGTCGGCGCTTCGGGCTGGAATTTGATCTTCATGAAGCATATATTGGAGGGGCCGCCTATGATGCCACAGGCCATCCCCTGCCGCCGGAAACACTGGAACTCTGCAAGAGCAGCGACGCAATTTTACTGGGCGCCATAGGAGGGCCGAAGTGGGATGACCTGCCCGTGAGCCTGCGCCCGGAAGCGGGGGCGCTGCTCCCTTTGCGCAAAGCTTTAAACGCCTATGCCAATCTGCGCCCGGCAATGATTTTTCCGGCCCTTGCAGACGCTTCCACATTAAAGCGTGAAGTAGTCGAAGGATTGGACCTCCTGGTGGTCAGGGAACTTACCGGAGGAATCTATTTTGGTGAAAAGAAGCGGGAATCCATCCCGGGCGGTGAACGGGCTACGGATACTCTGGTCTACACAACCGGGGAAATTGAGCGGATAGCCAGGAAAGGCTACGAGATGGCCAGGCAGCGGAGAAAGAAACTTACTTCGGTCGATAAGGCCAACGTTTTAGAAAGCTCGCGCCTGTGGCGCGATGTAATCAACAGGCTGGCGCCCGAGTATCCGGA
Proteins encoded in this region:
- the leuD gene encoding 3-isopropylmalate dehydratase small subunit, translated to MKFQGKTWRFGDDIDTDAIIPARYLNTSDPAELAQHCMEDADPQFSSKVGKGDIIVAGKNFGSGSSREHAPLAIKTSGVSCVIASSYARIFYRNAFNIGLLILESPDAAGDIRQGDLVEVDTDQGVIKNLTSSKEYKFIPIPPFMQQIIAAGGLINYLKLRKEQ
- the leuB gene encoding 3-isopropylmalate dehydrogenase, which produces MYKIAVLPGDGIGPEITVQAIKVLKAAGRRFGLEFDLHEAYIGGAAYDATGHPLPPETLELCKSSDAILLGAIGGPKWDDLPVSLRPEAGALLPLRKALNAYANLRPAMIFPALADASTLKREVVEGLDLLVVRELTGGIYFGEKKRESIPGGERATDTLVYTTGEIERIARKGYEMARQRRKKLTSVDKANVLESSRLWRDVINRLAPEYPDVETSHILVDNCAMQLVRFPTQFDVLLTENMFGDILSDLAAQLTGSLGMLPSASVGDGVGLFEPSHGSAPKYTGLNVINPIATILSGAMLLRFSLGQLEAARAIDDAVSAVLAKGYRTRDIMEEGRQRVSTEEMGDLVAAQVEKPN